One window from the genome of Echinicola vietnamensis DSM 17526 encodes:
- the modA gene encoding molybdate ABC transporter substrate-binding protein yields MKYFSILIVVVFTMAGCQTGPNSRLTIATAANMQYAMKALKKGFEASSGVPCHMVVSSSGKLTAQVKEGAPYDVFVAANLKYPNAVYEAGLAHFPAKVYALGALVLWSMDEGITPSLEALTDPNIHHIAIANPKTAPYGLAAEETLKAHGLFPILSNKLVFGESISQTNQYIVSKSAEIGFTSLSVVKSPALSGKGKWTLLDEKDYSPIEQGVVVIDRKADQKPEAMLFYEYLFSKEAQRILEDYGYKIPAGS; encoded by the coding sequence ATGAAGTATTTCAGTATTCTAATAGTTGTGGTCTTCACCATGGCTGGCTGCCAAACAGGACCAAACTCGAGGCTCACCATTGCCACAGCTGCCAATATGCAATATGCCATGAAAGCTTTGAAAAAAGGTTTTGAGGCTTCATCTGGCGTGCCATGTCATATGGTGGTGAGCAGCTCGGGAAAACTAACCGCGCAGGTAAAAGAAGGTGCGCCATATGACGTTTTTGTTGCAGCCAATCTAAAATATCCGAATGCTGTATACGAAGCAGGCTTAGCCCATTTTCCCGCCAAAGTATATGCTTTAGGAGCTTTGGTGTTGTGGTCGATGGACGAAGGCATTACCCCTTCCTTGGAGGCCCTTACTGATCCCAACATTCACCATATTGCTATTGCCAATCCCAAAACGGCCCCCTATGGGTTGGCAGCTGAAGAAACACTGAAAGCCCATGGTCTTTTCCCAATTTTAAGCAATAAATTGGTGTTTGGTGAAAGCATCTCCCAAACCAACCAATATATTGTATCAAAATCAGCAGAAATTGGCTTTACTTCGCTTTCAGTGGTCAAATCCCCTGCCCTGTCAGGAAAAGGTAAATGGACCTTGCTGGACGAAAAGGACTATAGCCCTATCGAACAAGGGGTTGTAGTCATTGACCGGAAAGCAGACCAAAAACCCGAGGCAATGCTGTTTTATGAATATTTATTTTCAAAGGAAGCCCAACGGATTTTGGAGGATTATGGCTACAAGATACCTGCTGGTTCGTAA
- a CDS encoding MBL fold metallo-hydrolase, which translates to MSLKAQFGASLRKKDLEKFKISSAWKGKKFHNLSPTLMGFSLGNLPEVLKDNFSNRKSRMPQAPLPIKNFNRTKFKKDDHSLKLVWYGHAVLLLQLSGKNILIDPMFGDDASPIAPIKTKRFSEDTIEIIDTLPEIDAILITHDHYDHLDLSSIKKLIPRVKNWIVALGVSRHLVKWGLNEELITELDWWDQVTLGPINITYTPSRHFSGRGAFDRAQSLWGGFIFKTADYSVYHSGDGGYDTHFKTIGEKYGPFDLMFVECGQYYKHWPQIHMFPEESVQAAIDANTQIAVPIHWGGFALAPHDWKEPVERFAKAAGEKGLQIFTPQLGEIYTLEEKLKANNWWENYV; encoded by the coding sequence ATGTCATTAAAAGCACAATTTGGCGCATCATTACGCAAAAAGGACTTGGAAAAATTTAAAATATCGAGCGCTTGGAAAGGTAAAAAGTTCCATAACCTCTCTCCCACCCTTATGGGTTTTAGTTTAGGAAACCTCCCTGAAGTACTCAAAGACAACTTCTCCAACAGAAAGTCCAGAATGCCTCAAGCGCCGTTGCCCATTAAAAATTTTAACCGTACCAAGTTTAAGAAAGACGACCACTCCCTAAAACTGGTGTGGTATGGCCATGCCGTTTTGCTGCTACAGCTATCAGGAAAAAACATCTTGATAGATCCAATGTTTGGCGATGATGCTTCTCCTATTGCCCCCATCAAAACGAAACGTTTCAGCGAAGATACGATCGAGATTATCGATACCCTACCTGAAATCGATGCGATATTGATCACCCATGACCATTACGATCACTTGGACTTATCCAGCATCAAAAAACTTATTCCACGGGTGAAAAATTGGATCGTAGCACTGGGAGTATCCAGGCATTTGGTAAAATGGGGTTTGAATGAGGAATTGATCACTGAACTAGACTGGTGGGATCAGGTGACACTTGGCCCCATCAACATTACCTACACGCCCAGTCGGCATTTTTCCGGCAGGGGGGCATTTGACCGGGCCCAATCGCTTTGGGGTGGTTTTATTTTCAAAACTGCAGATTATTCCGTTTATCACAGTGGTGATGGCGGGTATGACACCCATTTCAAAACCATAGGTGAAAAATACGGTCCCTTTGACCTGATGTTCGTCGAATGTGGCCAATACTACAAGCACTGGCCACAAATCCATATGTTTCCAGAAGAAAGCGTCCAAGCGGCCATAGATGCCAACACCCAAATAGCCGTCCCGATTCACTGGGGTGGATTTGCCTTGGCCCCTCATGACTGGAAAGAACCTGTAGAGCGTTTTGCTAAAGCGGCCGGTGAAAAAGGTTTGCAGATCTTTACGCCGCAGCTCGGAGAAATTTACACGTTAGAAGAAAAACTGAAGGCCAATAATTGGTGGGAAAATTATGTTTAA
- a CDS encoding RNA polymerase sigma-70 factor produces the protein MEYSIENTINAPIDEQLFESTFKSHFQALYAYACMLVKDEDEAEEIVQTVFLKIWEKRDSITIASSLKAYLYQMVYRNSMNYLRHQKVKQKHHDITLHQANDAGPQMDEGHDHELMDALKNALQELPEKCRKVFLLSRYESLKYQEIADRLGISVKTVETHMGKALKHLRIALADFLPILLILFTNS, from the coding sequence GTGGAATATTCTATTGAGAATACCATTAACGCACCAATTGACGAGCAATTGTTTGAATCGACCTTCAAAAGTCATTTTCAAGCGTTGTATGCGTATGCATGCATGCTCGTCAAAGATGAAGACGAGGCAGAGGAAATCGTCCAAACGGTATTCCTGAAAATATGGGAAAAAAGAGATTCCATCACCATTGCTTCTTCACTCAAAGCCTATCTCTACCAGATGGTTTACCGGAATAGCATGAATTACCTTAGGCATCAGAAAGTGAAACAAAAACACCATGATATTACCCTGCACCAAGCCAATGATGCTGGCCCACAAATGGACGAAGGGCATGATCATGAGCTTATGGATGCGCTAAAAAATGCCCTTCAGGAGTTACCCGAAAAATGCAGAAAAGTGTTTCTGCTGAGCAGGTATGAATCCCTGAAATATCAGGAAATCGCTGATCGACTGGGCATATCCGTAAAAACGGTCGAAACCCATATGGGCAAAGCATTGAAACACCTCAGGATAGCACTGGCGGACTTCCTCCCTATCCTACTCATCCTGTTTACCAATAGTTGA
- a CDS encoding ABC transporter ATP-binding protein, translating into MINIDLQKSLKANGPAMDLDIKLTISQGEFITLFGPSGSGKTSTLRMISGLLTPDKGHLSVNGEQWFDASFGKNVSPGRRKLGYLFQDYSLFPNMTVKENIAFALKNAKDKAYLMELLESMGLLHLQDTLPKHLSGGQQQRVALARALALKPDILLLDEPLSALDPSMREKLQEYILAIHRKYALTTILVSHDAGEIIKLSDRIIELDHGKVLRQCTPKEFFGTGLTSAKFQFQGEIMDILEDDVVHIVHVKTGNDLVKVVCDMDETKELGVGDKVLVGSKAFNPLIKKL; encoded by the coding sequence ATGATCAATATAGACCTCCAAAAATCTTTAAAGGCCAATGGCCCTGCCATGGATCTGGACATCAAGCTGACCATCTCTCAAGGGGAATTCATCACCCTTTTTGGTCCGTCAGGTTCTGGCAAGACGTCTACTTTGCGGATGATCAGTGGGCTATTGACGCCGGATAAAGGACACCTTTCGGTAAATGGTGAGCAATGGTTTGATGCTTCCTTCGGCAAAAATGTGTCTCCCGGAAGGCGAAAACTGGGTTATTTGTTTCAGGATTATTCACTTTTTCCGAACATGACTGTAAAGGAAAACATTGCTTTTGCCCTAAAAAATGCAAAGGATAAAGCTTATTTGATGGAATTGCTGGAAAGTATGGGGCTTTTGCACCTTCAGGACACCCTGCCAAAACACTTATCCGGTGGACAGCAACAACGCGTGGCCTTGGCCAGGGCGCTGGCCCTCAAACCGGATATTTTATTGTTGGATGAACCCTTATCAGCATTAGACCCCTCCATGAGGGAAAAGCTTCAGGAATACATCCTTGCCATTCATCGAAAATACGCGCTAACCACCATTTTGGTCAGCCATGATGCCGGGGAAATCATCAAATTATCGGATCGAATAATTGAACTCGATCATGGTAAAGTTTTGCGGCAATGCACCCCAAAAGAATTTTTCGGGACAGGACTTACCAGTGCCAAATTCCAATTTCAGGGAGAAATCATGGACATACTTGAAGATGACGTGGTCCATATTGTTCATGTAAAAACAGGAAACGATCTTGTAAAGGTGGTGTGTGATATGGATGAGACCAAGGAGTTAGGTGTAGGTGATAAAGTCTTGGTAGGCTCTAAGGCCTTTAACCCATTGATAAAAAAATTATAA
- a CDS encoding NUDIX hydrolase, whose product MTTIPESFYRVSVKVLIQNEAGHFLLIREANGMWDLPGGGLDHDETAEEGIRREMQEEMGIEPSFIALHPRYFFTFINPKGLPAANVIYEAKIIHHHFTPSPECEAMQYFDPREIEGITVYPNIPVLVELLKKDEHR is encoded by the coding sequence ATGACGACGATTCCCGAATCCTTTTATCGTGTAAGTGTAAAAGTACTTATTCAAAATGAAGCAGGGCATTTTTTACTGATTAGGGAGGCCAATGGCATGTGGGATTTGCCAGGGGGTGGACTGGATCATGATGAAACTGCTGAAGAAGGAATACGACGGGAAATGCAAGAGGAAATGGGCATCGAACCGTCTTTTATTGCACTTCACCCCAGGTACTTCTTTACTTTTATAAATCCTAAAGGTCTTCCTGCTGCCAATGTGATTTATGAGGCGAAAATCATCCATCACCACTTTACACCTTCTCCTGAATGCGAGGCCATGCAATATTTTGATCCTAGGGAAATAGAAGGGATAACGGTCTATCCAAACATTCCTGTTTTGGTGGAGTTACTGAAAAAAGATGAACACAGGTAA
- a CDS encoding LA_2272 family surface repeat-containing protein yields the protein MKIFRIIFISVLVLSAPLVYAQNDSTPIYTVMYNQAPEGFNYPLIGFVNQANGNHKGAQIGFINTNTLGFTGAQIGFVNTIGDFQNGLQLGFVNTTDGPVNGLQAGFINTSTDSVNGTQLGFINTQVHASTGLQAGFINTSTGKLNGAQVGFVNINPKEVTGAQIGFVNSTGKLGTLQLGFVNYADSLEKGGFPLGFLSVVRKGGYQAVEVGYNELFPYNVSVKIGIPAFYTSFNGAYNPDFNDEFAVGAGFGSLISLGPVFFINPEAYYLYQIHAENSITRASLNFGVTLGERVQLLAGPSAAWIWYAHDYDVIDPAFSFYRERFDENDELVIGLNAALRIKLSK from the coding sequence ATGAAAATCTTTAGGATCATCTTTATCAGTGTATTGGTACTGTCTGCACCGTTAGTTTACGCACAGAACGATTCCACCCCCATTTACACGGTCATGTACAACCAAGCACCAGAAGGCTTTAATTATCCCCTAATTGGCTTTGTCAACCAGGCCAATGGAAACCACAAGGGAGCCCAGATAGGATTCATCAACACCAATACCCTAGGGTTTACGGGCGCCCAAATAGGTTTTGTAAACACCATTGGAGACTTCCAGAACGGACTCCAACTAGGATTTGTCAATACCACTGATGGCCCTGTAAATGGCCTGCAAGCAGGCTTCATCAATACGAGTACGGATAGCGTGAACGGCACCCAATTGGGATTCATCAATACGCAAGTACACGCTTCCACGGGACTGCAGGCAGGATTTATCAACACTTCCACAGGCAAGCTTAACGGAGCCCAGGTGGGTTTTGTAAACATCAATCCAAAAGAAGTAACTGGCGCCCAAATCGGTTTTGTCAATTCCACCGGTAAATTGGGAACACTCCAGTTGGGATTTGTCAATTATGCGGATTCCCTAGAAAAAGGTGGCTTTCCGCTAGGGTTTTTGTCGGTCGTACGAAAAGGCGGATATCAAGCAGTAGAAGTGGGATACAATGAGTTGTTCCCCTATAATGTTTCGGTAAAAATAGGAATTCCCGCCTTCTATACCTCCTTCAATGGCGCCTATAACCCAGATTTTAATGATGAATTTGCCGTGGGAGCGGGCTTTGGTAGCCTGATCAGTTTGGGGCCGGTCTTCTTTATAAACCCCGAGGCTTATTACCTTTATCAAATTCACGCAGAAAACAGCATTACCCGCGCCAGCCTTAATTTCGGTGTCACCTTAGGAGAGCGCGTACAGCTTTTAGCCGGCCCCAGTGCCGCTTGGATTTGGTATGCCCATGACTATGATGTCATCGATCCTGCATTCTCATTTTATCGGGAGCGCTTTGACGAAAATGATGAGCTTGTTATTGGGCTAAATGCCGCATTGAGAATTAAGCTTTCCAAATAA
- a CDS encoding FecR family protein codes for MDESKLIKYIIEETDQYEHQEIQQWIQAHPDHRKQYERIHYIWEKSQHVRPNRCISTDEAWDSFQKRIAHQPKEVTLVPWYKVAAIASIFLVAAFAYVRFLEPDNFLLSNLHLAADQKPVTDTLFDGSIITLNKSSQLSFNQSVIKGSRNAELIQGEAFFQVARNEKKPFQVQVGEAMVTVLGTKFNIKKQDEQIEVILQSGSVQVNYREEVRILKPGDRLLINQVKGLLTSSTVEDNLYGYYVGNYFEAHETPLWRVIEVLNEAYGANIVLMNERLRNLPLTTTFRNDSLENNLEVLKATFGLTVIRKPDQIIIK; via the coding sequence ATGGACGAAAGTAAATTAATAAAATACATCATTGAAGAAACTGATCAATATGAGCATCAGGAAATCCAGCAGTGGATACAAGCCCATCCGGATCACCGGAAACAATATGAGCGTATCCACTATATCTGGGAAAAGAGCCAACATGTCCGTCCCAACAGGTGTATCAGTACGGATGAGGCTTGGGATTCCTTTCAAAAGAGAATAGCCCATCAGCCAAAGGAAGTTACATTGGTGCCATGGTATAAGGTGGCCGCAATAGCCAGTATTTTCCTGGTGGCTGCCTTTGCCTATGTTCGTTTCTTGGAGCCCGATAATTTTCTGCTTTCCAATTTACACTTAGCTGCCGATCAAAAACCGGTCACGGATACGCTTTTTGATGGCAGTATCATCACTTTAAACAAATCAAGTCAGTTGTCTTTTAATCAATCTGTTATAAAAGGATCCAGAAATGCAGAATTAATCCAGGGAGAAGCCTTTTTTCAAGTGGCTAGAAATGAAAAGAAACCCTTCCAAGTACAGGTGGGAGAAGCCATGGTTACGGTACTGGGAACCAAGTTCAACATCAAAAAGCAAGATGAGCAGATTGAGGTCATCTTACAATCCGGAAGTGTCCAGGTGAATTATAGAGAGGAAGTACGCATTCTCAAACCAGGTGACCGCTTGCTGATCAATCAGGTGAAAGGACTTTTGACGAGTTCGACGGTGGAGGATAACCTTTACGGTTATTATGTAGGCAATTACTTTGAAGCACACGAGACACCACTCTGGCGGGTAATTGAAGTGTTGAATGAAGCCTATGGGGCAAATATTGTTTTGATGAACGAACGTTTGCGGAATTTGCCATTAACCACTACCTTCAGAAACGATTCACTGGAGAACAATCTTGAAGTACTCAAAGCTACTTTTGGACTCACTGTCATCAGAAAACCTGACCAAATCATCATCAAATAA
- a CDS encoding response regulator: MMQHSTGCQAALLYLAEDKHVEMVLSHGIHEEPLETISASLHTYISDATAGTYEISVGILNEGFTETKYRLIANIKGENVMPIGYVVLIFKASISLTSAIKEALSIITNALFHELTQYEVNKDVELPRQSLREIYHKTNEVARVGGWELDCETNTIFWTDITREIHEVESDFVPTLKSALTFYDIDDSKALITKAVSKARRENKPYDLELRLKTAKGNIIWIRTIGEPEFKNSVCVRIFGTIQDTTKAKEAEENVIQSKKLLENVLNTSTEVSIIATDAKGIVRLFSKGAERMLGYAAEEVVDKCTPDIFHDKEEIQQSVHRLKEEYGQEIDPLRAFIYESILKGSDSKEWTYIRKDKRRITVKLTMSPMRDDNGEINGYLGVATDITDEKKATQNLLIERARLHSFVKHVPAAVAMLDNELKFIAYSDKWIEMYGLEKEDLIGKSHYEIFTNISEEWQEVHRRGLGGEVIKCEEDVWRPEGWSHDQYVRWEIRPWYRSKEKIGGILMLTEDITEAYFQKNDLQQSMRHAEQANRAKSEFLANMSHEIRTPLNGIIGFSDLVLKTELNDRQEQYLSIVNQSANSLLNIINDILDFSKIEAGKLDLDIERYDLYELVEQASDIITYVIHQKGLEMLLNISPNIPRFAWIDSVRLKQVLVNLLGNASKFTDKGEIELKLTPLSNSNKNGEMDIRFSVRDTGIGIKSEKQDKIFEAFSQEDVSTTKKYGGTGLGLTISNRLLQLMGSKLQLTSTPNRGSTFYFDLRIKCEDGQAIPLEGEPNLHKILIVDDNANNRMIIERMLALKGIQTVQAKNGYEAIQRLVDGEEYDVILMDFQMPYLNGIDTARKIRANFKEQPIIFLHSSSEDKTISLASKELSIPHRLIKPIKMQDMYDALLKIKHNNRKGKEPKEKRLYAPPLLTEKSSILFVEDNAINMLLGKTVIHNISPKTTVLEASNGKQALELLKVNLPDMIFMDVQMPEMNGYEATKIIRKEYKNKNLLIFALTAGNLKGEKEKCMEAGMDDFIAKPFVEEDLIRLLEKWSKSIDKHKNAPSIPSENLNPFNIRKLQLVMDFKDLEDPIFKQLINISKKELTKTKDSLELLPAIDNPDLSKIAHKLYSSATSLCMEKLASLASKLENASLSMEKHSLISSLTDEILLEITERLADLNLYSGD; the protein is encoded by the coding sequence ATGATGCAGCACTCCACTGGATGTCAAGCAGCATTACTATATTTGGCAGAAGATAAACATGTAGAAATGGTATTGTCCCACGGCATACATGAAGAACCCTTGGAAACCATTTCGGCATCTTTACATACTTACATATCGGATGCGACTGCGGGGACATATGAGATTTCTGTAGGCATTTTAAATGAAGGATTTACTGAAACCAAGTATAGGCTAATTGCCAACATAAAGGGCGAAAATGTCATGCCTATCGGTTACGTGGTACTGATATTTAAAGCCAGCATATCCTTGACATCAGCCATAAAGGAAGCGTTATCTATTATCACCAACGCTCTCTTTCATGAATTAACTCAGTATGAAGTCAATAAGGATGTGGAATTACCACGTCAGAGCTTAAGGGAGATTTACCACAAGACCAATGAAGTGGCCCGAGTTGGCGGTTGGGAGCTAGACTGTGAGACCAACACGATATTTTGGACAGATATTACACGTGAAATTCATGAAGTAGAAAGTGATTTTGTTCCCACGTTAAAAAGCGCTTTAACCTTTTATGATATTGACGATTCAAAAGCACTGATCACAAAGGCAGTATCGAAGGCACGCAGGGAAAACAAACCCTACGACTTGGAACTCAGGTTAAAAACAGCAAAGGGAAATATTATATGGATAAGGACCATTGGTGAACCTGAGTTTAAAAACAGCGTTTGTGTTCGGATTTTTGGCACCATACAAGATACCACAAAAGCCAAAGAAGCTGAGGAAAATGTCATTCAATCAAAAAAATTATTGGAGAACGTCCTAAATACTTCTACGGAAGTGTCCATCATAGCCACCGACGCTAAAGGGATCGTCCGGTTATTCAGCAAAGGAGCTGAAAGGATGTTGGGTTATGCTGCAGAAGAGGTAGTCGATAAATGTACACCTGATATTTTCCATGATAAAGAGGAGATCCAACAAAGCGTCCATCGTTTAAAGGAAGAGTATGGCCAAGAAATAGACCCCTTGCGAGCTTTTATATATGAGTCTATTCTTAAAGGTTCTGATTCAAAAGAATGGACATACATCCGAAAAGATAAGCGTCGGATTACGGTAAAATTAACCATGAGTCCTATGCGGGATGATAATGGAGAAATCAATGGATACTTGGGCGTAGCTACCGATATTACGGATGAAAAGAAAGCGACCCAAAACCTCCTAATCGAAAGAGCAAGGCTACATTCATTTGTCAAGCATGTGCCTGCAGCTGTGGCGATGTTGGACAATGAATTAAAGTTTATTGCTTATAGCGACAAATGGATAGAAATGTATGGGCTCGAAAAGGAGGACTTAATCGGAAAATCCCACTATGAAATATTCACCAATATCTCTGAAGAATGGCAGGAAGTCCATCGGCGTGGTTTAGGTGGAGAAGTCATCAAGTGTGAAGAAGATGTATGGCGGCCAGAAGGATGGTCACATGATCAATATGTGAGGTGGGAAATCAGGCCTTGGTACCGCTCAAAAGAGAAAATCGGTGGTATTCTTATGCTTACCGAAGACATAACGGAAGCCTATTTCCAAAAAAATGACCTACAGCAATCAATGCGACATGCTGAACAAGCCAATAGGGCCAAATCGGAGTTTTTGGCCAATATGAGTCATGAAATACGCACACCACTCAATGGAATTATTGGCTTTAGCGACTTGGTTTTAAAAACAGAGCTGAACGATCGGCAAGAACAATATCTCTCGATTGTTAATCAATCGGCCAATTCCCTCCTCAATATCATCAATGACATCTTGGACTTTTCCAAAATCGAGGCGGGTAAGCTGGACCTTGACATCGAGCGCTACGATTTATATGAGCTGGTAGAACAGGCCAGTGACATTATCACATATGTTATCCACCAAAAAGGCTTGGAAATGTTACTTAATATTTCTCCAAATATTCCAAGGTTTGCCTGGATAGATAGTGTTAGACTCAAACAAGTGCTGGTTAATCTATTAGGAAATGCTTCTAAATTTACCGATAAAGGAGAAATTGAGCTCAAACTAACACCTCTTTCGAACTCCAATAAAAATGGAGAAATGGATATTCGTTTTTCCGTACGAGATACTGGAATTGGCATAAAATCAGAAAAACAAGACAAGATATTTGAGGCTTTTTCCCAAGAAGATGTAAGTACGACCAAGAAATATGGAGGAACCGGACTGGGCCTTACTATTTCCAACCGTTTGCTACAACTGATGGGAAGTAAGCTCCAATTAACCAGCACCCCTAATAGAGGAAGTACGTTCTATTTTGACTTGAGAATAAAATGTGAGGATGGCCAAGCTATCCCCCTAGAAGGAGAACCTAACTTGCACAAAATCTTAATCGTAGATGATAATGCAAACAATCGTATGATCATAGAACGAATGCTGGCGCTTAAGGGGATTCAGACAGTTCAGGCAAAAAATGGTTACGAAGCTATTCAGCGATTGGTAGACGGAGAAGAATATGATGTAATCCTAATGGATTTTCAAATGCCCTACCTTAACGGTATCGATACGGCCCGAAAAATACGTGCCAATTTCAAGGAGCAGCCTATCATATTTCTCCACAGTTCTTCAGAAGATAAAACCATCAGTCTAGCATCAAAGGAACTAAGCATTCCACACCGGTTAATCAAGCCAATAAAAATGCAAGACATGTATGACGCTCTTCTCAAAATAAAGCATAACAATCGTAAGGGGAAGGAACCTAAAGAAAAAAGACTTTACGCCCCCCCTTTGCTGACTGAAAAAAGCTCCATTCTCTTCGTGGAAGATAATGCGATCAATATGCTGTTGGGAAAAACGGTCATTCACAACATTTCTCCTAAAACTACAGTATTAGAGGCTAGCAATGGAAAACAAGCACTCGAACTACTTAAAGTAAATTTACCGGACATGATATTTATGGATGTGCAAATGCCTGAAATGAATGGATATGAGGCCACAAAAATAATCAGGAAGGAATATAAAAATAAAAACCTGCTAATCTTCGCACTTACAGCAGGCAACCTAAAAGGAGAAAAAGAAAAATGCATGGAAGCTGGTATGGATGATTTTATAGCCAAGCCATTTGTGGAAGAAGATCTTATTCGCCTTTTGGAAAAATGGAGTAAATCCATTGATAAGCATAAAAATGCCCCCTCTATACCCTCTGAAAACCTTAATCCATTTAATATTCGAAAGCTACAACTAGTCATGGACTTTAAGGACCTAGAAGACCCAATATTCAAACAGTTAATTAATATTAGCAAAAAAGAACTAACTAAAACTAAAGATTCATTAGAATTGCTTCCTGCAATTGACAATCCGGATCTTTCTAAAATAGCCCATAAACTTTATAGCTCTGCCACTTCTTTATGTATGGAAAAACTTGCTAGTCTTGCCTCCAAGCTAGAGAACGCATCACTTTCTATGGAAAAACATTCATTAATCAGCAGCTTAACTGATGAAATCCTGCTAGAAATCACTGAACGATTGGCTGACCTAAATTTATATTCAGGAGATTAG
- a CDS encoding TOBE domain-containing protein — MNKFTGHIKDINSSDQMSLVTIQLQGDVAIQSLVIDTPTTAPYLQKGSPIEVLFKETEVLIGTSVPKNWSIENNIAGHIVAIKPGKLLSRLRIETASGVLVALISTESLTSLALALDMAVVAAIKTNEVMLSPL, encoded by the coding sequence ATGAACAAGTTCACCGGACATATCAAGGACATTAACAGCAGCGATCAAATGTCCCTCGTTACCATACAGCTTCAGGGCGACGTGGCTATCCAATCGTTGGTTATCGACACGCCTACTACTGCCCCATACCTCCAAAAAGGTTCCCCTATTGAAGTCCTTTTCAAAGAAACCGAAGTGCTTATAGGAACTTCTGTCCCTAAGAATTGGAGCATTGAAAACAATATTGCCGGCCATATAGTAGCGATCAAACCAGGAAAATTATTGAGTAGATTGCGGATTGAAACTGCATCCGGTGTACTCGTGGCGTTAATCAGCACCGAATCGTTAACATCACTGGCATTGGCCCTTGATATGGCTGTCGTTGCCGCAATAAAAACCAATGAAGTCATGCTATCTCCCTTATGA
- the modB gene encoding molybdate ABC transporter permease subunit, with protein MNWFPIILTLKLALVTTVILFIVALPLAYWLSETRIKVKPVVEALVSMPLVLPPTVLGFYLLVAFSPQNAFGHWLEKVLDIKLVFTFSGIVLASCLYSLPFMVQPLQSGLASIPTSIKEASLLMGKSKWTILRKVLLPNIKPSVLTACVLTFAHTMGEFGVVLMIGGNIPEKTKVASIAVYDEVESLNYAAANQYAIILVLLSFITLLCVYFYNGSYFKTFTK; from the coding sequence ATGAATTGGTTTCCCATCATATTGACCTTAAAACTGGCCTTGGTGACGACCGTGATCCTGTTCATTGTAGCACTGCCATTGGCCTATTGGCTATCGGAAACCCGGATAAAGGTCAAACCTGTCGTGGAAGCGCTGGTCAGTATGCCTTTGGTGTTGCCTCCAACGGTATTGGGGTTTTATTTGCTGGTGGCATTTAGCCCCCAAAATGCTTTTGGACACTGGCTAGAAAAAGTGTTGGACATCAAGCTGGTATTTACCTTTTCCGGTATTGTGCTAGCCTCGTGCCTTTATAGTTTGCCCTTCATGGTTCAGCCGTTGCAATCGGGCTTGGCCAGTATTCCTACCAGTATCAAAGAAGCATCACTTCTCATGGGTAAAAGTAAGTGGACCATCCTTCGGAAAGTACTGCTGCCTAATATAAAGCCCTCTGTTCTGACAGCTTGTGTGCTCACTTTTGCGCATACCATGGGGGAATTTGGTGTAGTGCTCATGATTGGGGGCAATATTCCCGAAAAGACCAAAGTGGCCTCCATTGCCGTTTATGACGAAGTGGAAAGTTTAAATTATGCAGCTGCAAACCAATATGCTATCATTTTAGTGTTACTTTCTTTTATCACCCTGCTCTGCGTATATTTTTACAATGGAAGCTATTTTAAAACATTCACCAAATGA